A single genomic interval of Megalobrama amblycephala isolate DHTTF-2021 linkage group LG15, ASM1881202v1, whole genome shotgun sequence harbors:
- the LOC125247190 gene encoding zinc finger BED domain-containing protein 4-like → MLNRLVEQRWPVTAVLSDPSITKKGNRTLDLTGDQWKLAQETSELLGPLLTLTELLSQEANLSLSATVPMLFNLKKRHLSPEEDDSPAIREMKNTLVKEIDSRWELLNLEPTSIYLLSSALDVRFKHLKFLEDEEEDLVYIEVVRLAEHLHQQQIVRKGEELSASHGEEETDAPPPPAKKKQQEISMLMQADDEEEEERGDSAKTEMEQYLRDASKLQSGPLAWWKQNSDRYPKLAFAAKHLLCVPATSTPSERIFSKAGYIVNKTRSSLLPENVDKLIFLAHNMKRV, encoded by the exons ATGCTTAACCGACTGGTGGAGCAGCGATGGCCAGTGACAGCTGTTTTGTCAGATCCCAGCATCACTAAGAAAGGAAATCGCACCCTTGACTTGACAGGAGACCAGTGGAAACTGGCACAAGAGACATCAGAATTACTTGGGCCCCTGCTCACACTCACAGAACTACTATCACAGGAGGCAAACTTGTCGTTGTCAGCAACAGTGCCAATGCTCTTTAACCTGAAGAAACGCCACCTGTCACCAGAAGAGGATGACAGCCCTGCCATCAGAGAAATGAAGAATACCCTTGTCAAGGAGATCGACAGCAGATGGGAACTGTTAAATTTGGAACCCACCAGCATCTATCTCCTTTCTTCAGCACTAGACGTGAGATTTAAGCACCTTAAATTCCTtgaggatgaggaggaggacCTGGTATACATTGAG GTTGTCAGACTAGCTGAACATCTGCATCAGCAACAGATCGTTCGCAAGGGAGAAGAGCTGTCAGCAAGCCACGGAGAAGAGGAGACGGATGCGCCACCACCACccgccaaaaaaaaacagcaggaGATTTCAATGCTGATGCAGGCTGATGACGAAGAGGAAGAAGAACGCGGAGACAGCGCAAAGACAGAGATGGAGCAGTATTTGAGAGATGCTTCTAAATTACAGTCGGGCCCACTGGCATGGTGGAAGCAAAACAGTGACCGCTACCCTAAACTGGCATTTGCAGCCAAACACCTTCTTTGCGTTCCGGCCACTTCAACTCCATCAGAGCGCATTTTCTCAAAAGCTGGCTACATCGTCAACAAGACCCGAAGTTCCCTTTTACCAGAAAATGTGGACAAACTCATCTTCCTCGCACACAACATGAAACGAGTATAG